The following are encoded in a window of Trueperaceae bacterium genomic DNA:
- a CDS encoding ribonucleotide reductase N-terminal alpha domain-containing protein: MPHDAPDPRLAAFDPHAVTIAERQYFQPGDTDLGAMFRRVADWVATPEGDAREGWAERFYDLMADKRFCPGGRVLAGAATQHGNVLNCFVQDGRPEEEGSDAWVLHLATKLALVTKVGGGNGVNLDPLPPKSAWHGTPGTIYLTIDRSHPDHDKVASGTFLDLVHGSYVTKGYRTARIVEKDALPDGVDVRVVGDSVDDIWAAAGETAMAVLHGRDLVVDLSDLRAEGTPVNGSGGTSSGPSSFAVEVFDNFATWGGLGGAAHAGPVATLRYTFAPTLRAIRQGGTRRGAGMGTLSITHPDVRDFVTAKDLDREEAEGDISTFNISVLVDDAFMKSARTEGRGVLQEIAEHAWSTGEPGLIFVDRINAHNPMRAAYGDIKSTNPCGEIPLYPGEPCDLGAMNLAAYVATSGVGIDGFDGRAFREDVATTVRFLDDVLDVNRFALDDNRDMSMKLRRLGLGVMGLADALIKMGYAYDSEEGRRAVHTMISMLHDAAVDASRALGEERGTFPGLADATGIEPRRNVAVLTVAPTGTTSMLMGVSSGVEPVFAPFIYRKIGDGYAALIHPLFEELLNEHPPHPDFMKDGGWDWDKVVEKVQDAHGSVQGLDFVPAEVQAVLTCAHDIRPEDHVKMQGVVQRAFDGGAQAANSISKTINLPNAADVDDVFDAYALAFDEGCKGITVYRDGSRQFQVLSTKKSDDAQDDARSDAGDGAHGEAPGATPTPVPQAPAAPQAPAAAVATAPRTRPAPTGVAAHGGTLPGEPLFERPGRLEGFTDTAKLMLPTGESRGFYVTVNKQDGLPSEVFILSGKAGDEANADSEALGRVVSIALQYGVPAEALVKTLRGINGGMYGSYQGRMVASKADLIAVALETAGVENVLQRGQACPDCGAPLRFEEGCQKCESCGYSKCG; the protein is encoded by the coding sequence GTGCCTCACGACGCCCCCGACCCCCGCCTCGCCGCCTTCGATCCGCACGCGGTCACGATCGCCGAACGCCAGTACTTCCAGCCGGGCGACACCGACCTCGGCGCGATGTTCCGTCGCGTCGCCGATTGGGTGGCGACGCCCGAAGGCGACGCACGCGAAGGCTGGGCGGAGCGCTTCTACGACCTGATGGCGGACAAGCGCTTCTGCCCCGGCGGACGGGTGCTGGCGGGCGCGGCGACGCAGCACGGCAACGTCCTGAACTGCTTCGTGCAGGACGGCCGGCCGGAGGAGGAGGGCAGCGACGCGTGGGTGCTGCACCTCGCCACCAAGCTGGCGCTCGTCACCAAGGTCGGGGGCGGGAACGGCGTCAACCTCGACCCGCTCCCCCCGAAGTCCGCCTGGCACGGCACGCCCGGGACGATCTACCTGACGATCGACCGCAGCCACCCCGACCACGACAAGGTCGCGAGCGGGACGTTCCTCGACCTGGTGCACGGCTCGTACGTCACGAAGGGGTACCGCACCGCCCGGATCGTCGAGAAGGACGCGTTGCCGGACGGCGTCGACGTCCGCGTCGTGGGCGACAGCGTCGACGACATCTGGGCCGCCGCCGGCGAGACCGCGATGGCGGTCCTGCACGGACGCGACCTCGTCGTCGACCTCTCCGACCTGCGCGCGGAGGGCACCCCCGTGAACGGCTCCGGCGGCACGAGCAGCGGCCCGTCCAGCTTCGCCGTCGAGGTGTTCGACAACTTCGCGACGTGGGGCGGGCTCGGCGGCGCGGCGCACGCGGGCCCCGTCGCGACGCTGCGCTACACCTTCGCGCCGACGTTGCGCGCCATCCGTCAGGGCGGCACGCGCCGCGGCGCGGGGATGGGCACGCTGTCGATCACCCACCCCGACGTCCGCGACTTCGTGACCGCGAAGGACCTCGACCGCGAGGAGGCCGAGGGCGACATCAGCACCTTCAACATCAGCGTCCTCGTCGACGACGCCTTCATGAAGAGCGCCCGTACCGAGGGGCGCGGCGTCCTCCAGGAGATCGCCGAGCACGCCTGGTCCACCGGCGAGCCGGGCCTGATCTTCGTCGACCGCATCAACGCCCACAACCCCATGCGGGCCGCCTACGGCGACATCAAGAGCACGAACCCGTGCGGCGAAATCCCGCTGTACCCCGGGGAACCGTGCGACCTCGGCGCGATGAACCTCGCGGCGTACGTCGCGACGTCCGGCGTCGGGATCGACGGCTTCGACGGCCGCGCGTTCCGCGAGGACGTCGCCACCACCGTCCGCTTCCTCGACGACGTGCTCGACGTCAACCGCTTCGCCCTCGACGACAACCGCGACATGAGCATGAAGCTCCGGCGCTTGGGGCTCGGCGTCATGGGCCTCGCCGACGCGCTCATCAAGATGGGCTACGCCTACGACTCCGAGGAGGGGCGTCGCGCCGTCCACACGATGATCTCGATGCTGCACGACGCGGCGGTCGACGCCAGCCGCGCGCTCGGCGAGGAACGCGGCACCTTCCCCGGCCTCGCCGACGCCACCGGCATCGAGCCGCGCCGCAACGTCGCCGTCCTCACCGTCGCCCCGACCGGCACGACGAGCATGCTCATGGGGGTCAGTAGCGGCGTCGAACCGGTGTTCGCGCCCTTCATCTACCGCAAGATCGGCGACGGCTACGCCGCCCTGATCCACCCGCTGTTCGAGGAGCTGCTGAACGAGCACCCCCCGCACCCGGACTTCATGAAGGACGGCGGATGGGACTGGGACAAGGTCGTCGAGAAGGTCCAGGACGCCCACGGCTCCGTGCAGGGGCTCGATTTCGTCCCCGCCGAGGTCCAGGCGGTCCTGACGTGCGCCCACGACATCCGCCCCGAAGACCACGTCAAGATGCAGGGCGTCGTCCAACGCGCCTTCGACGGCGGCGCGCAGGCCGCGAACTCGATCTCCAAGACCATCAACCTGCCCAACGCCGCCGACGTCGACGACGTCTTCGACGCCTACGCGCTCGCCTTCGACGAGGGCTGCAAGGGCATCACCGTCTACCGCGACGGCAGCCGCCAGTTCCAGGTGCTCTCCACCAAGAAGAGCGACGACGCGCAGGACGACGCGCGGAGCGACGCGGGCGACGGCGCGCACGGCGAGGCGCCGGGCGCGACGCCGACCCCCGTCCCGCAGGCGCCGGCCGCCCCGCAGGCGCCGGCCGCCGCGGTCGCCACCGCCCCCCGCACCCGCCCCGCCCCCACCGGCGTCGCGGCGCACGGCGGGACGTTGCCCGGCGAGCCGCTCTTCGAGCGTCCCGGCCGCCTCGAGGGCTTCACCGACACCGCGAAACTGATGCTGCCCACCGGCGAGTCGCGCGGGTTCTACGTCACCGTCAACAAGCAGGACGGCCTCCCCAGCGAGGTGTTCATCCTCTCCGGGAAGGCCGGCGACGAAGCGAACGCCGACAGCGAAGCGCTCGGCCGGGTCGTGTCCATCGCCCTGCAGTACGGCGTACCCGCCGAAGCGCTCGTCAAGACCCTGCGCGGCATCAACGGCGGCATGTACGGCAGCTACCAGGGCCGCATGGTCGCCAGCAAGGCCGACCTGATCGCCGTCGCGCTGGAGACGGCCGGCGTCGAGAACGTCCTGCAGCGCGGCCAGGCGTGCCCCGACTGCGGCGCCCCGCTACGCTTCGAGGAGGGCTGCCAGAAGTGCGAAAGCTGCGGCTACAGCAAGTGCGGCTGA
- the purH gene encoding bifunctional phosphoribosylaminoimidazolecarboxamide formyltransferase/IMP cyclohydrolase, with amino-acid sequence MKRALISVSDKRGLAPFARGLAEAGLEIVASGGTARTLREAGVEVRDVADVTGHPEILDGRVKTLHPRIHGGVLARSADVASGALAAHDVEPFDLVVVNLYPFREAAAREGASEQRVLEFVDIGGPALLRAAAKTHERVTVVVDPEAYDDVLVAIADGGPRAAMRRRLARAAFAHVAAYDAAIVAWFDAAETRDVDASEGAASNVDAALPPTLHLALERAEVLRYGENPHQLAARYRTIGRPGAWDAATRHKGRAPSYLNLLDGEAAWRLAYAFDAPAAVVVKHADPCGVAERDALADAYAAALDADPVSAFGGVVAFNREVDHATAERILAGPKADVLVAPSYAPDALEHLASKRKAMRVLEVPPPGPRPLEVRSLDGGLLVQTPDPVDEDLAAGTVATSRAPTDAEWRDLRFAWRVVAATGSNAIVLARDGVALGIGAGQQNRVDAARLAVRKADGRAEGGAVASDAFFPFPDGLEAALASGATAVVQPGGSVNDDAVVAAAEARGVAMVLTGVRHFRH; translated from the coding sequence ATGAAACGAGCGTTGATCAGCGTCTCCGACAAGCGCGGCCTGGCGCCGTTCGCGCGAGGCCTGGCGGAGGCCGGCCTCGAGATCGTGGCGAGTGGCGGCACCGCACGCACCCTGCGCGAGGCGGGCGTCGAGGTGCGCGACGTCGCGGACGTCACCGGCCACCCCGAGATCCTCGACGGGCGCGTAAAGACGCTGCACCCTCGCATCCACGGCGGGGTCCTGGCGCGCAGCGCCGACGTCGCGTCCGGCGCGTTGGCGGCGCACGACGTCGAGCCGTTCGACCTCGTCGTCGTCAACCTGTACCCCTTCCGGGAGGCCGCGGCGCGGGAGGGCGCGAGCGAGCAACGCGTGCTGGAGTTCGTCGACATCGGTGGGCCGGCGCTCCTGCGGGCGGCGGCGAAGACGCACGAGCGCGTCACCGTCGTCGTCGACCCGGAGGCGTACGACGACGTGCTGGTGGCGATCGCGGACGGCGGCCCGCGTGCGGCGATGCGGCGGCGCTTGGCGCGCGCCGCGTTCGCGCACGTCGCGGCGTACGACGCGGCGATCGTGGCGTGGTTCGATGCCGCCGAGACCCGCGACGTGGACGCGAGCGAGGGGGCGGCGAGCAACGTCGACGCGGCGCTGCCCCCGACGCTTCACCTGGCGCTGGAGCGGGCGGAGGTCCTGCGCTACGGGGAGAACCCGCACCAGCTCGCTGCGCGCTACCGCACGATCGGCCGGCCCGGCGCGTGGGACGCCGCGACGCGCCACAAGGGGCGCGCCCCGTCGTACCTGAACCTGCTCGACGGGGAGGCGGCGTGGCGGTTGGCGTACGCCTTCGACGCACCCGCAGCGGTCGTCGTGAAGCACGCCGACCCGTGCGGCGTGGCGGAGCGCGACGCGCTCGCGGACGCCTACGCCGCCGCGCTCGACGCCGACCCCGTGTCCGCCTTCGGGGGGGTGGTGGCGTTCAACCGAGAGGTCGACCACGCCACGGCGGAGCGGATCCTGGCCGGCCCGAAGGCCGACGTGCTCGTCGCGCCGAGCTACGCGCCCGACGCCCTCGAGCACCTCGCGTCGAAACGCAAAGCGATGCGCGTCCTCGAGGTGCCGCCGCCCGGCCCCCGTCCCCTCGAGGTGCGCAGCCTCGACGGCGGCCTGCTGGTCCAGACGCCCGACCCGGTCGACGAGGACCTCGCCGCGGGGACGGTCGCGACCTCGCGCGCCCCCACCGACGCCGAGTGGCGGGACCTGCGCTTCGCGTGGCGGGTGGTCGCGGCGACGGGATCGAACGCGATCGTGCTCGCGCGGGACGGGGTGGCGCTCGGGATTGGGGCGGGCCAGCAGAACCGCGTCGACGCCGCCCGGCTGGCGGTGCGCAAGGCCGACGGCCGGGCGGAGGGGGGTGCGGTCGCGTCCGACGCCTTCTTCCCGTTCCCCGACGGCCTCGAGGCGGCGCTGGCCTCGGGGGCGACGGCGGTGGTGCAGCCGGGCGGGTCGGTGAACGACGACGCCGTCGTCGCGGCGGCGGAGGCGCGCGGCGTGGCGATGGTCCTGACCGGGGTGCGGCACTTCCGGCACTAG